agaaacatcaaTATTTCATCAAActactctctctttctggttCACATCAAAGCAAGTAGCTGCCACTGAAATCCTACAGGTAGAGTTGGAGCTCTTTTGTTTGTGCTCCACCGGTATGGCTGTAGAGACTACTGACGTTCTCCTGTCCTCCTTTAGAAGGAGCTGCACTGTGTTTTACTGTATTCGTTTTTTGAAGACAAGGTGCATAGGGGAGGGCCTCTGATTGGAAAGGAGAAGACATAGTCTGAGGATGTCCGGTGAACAGTGGCGTTTTATCTCTTCATTGTTGCTGGATAGCCTGTGAATGCTGCATGTAACACAAGTTAGTTTGACTTTAAAGGGTTCTGTGTCTTATGTGACCACAGAGacatttggaaataaataaagtgtGAAGTAAAAAGTTAACTTTTTCTGTTATGGTCTTTAAAATCCAGGCAAAGACCGTTGACAGTGATTTTTGTTAAAGAAAGATGCGGGTGTCCTCCCTGGCAAAAGAAAACTCTGCCGCTGGTTAAAAATCACATCACCTTTTAACCACTTATTTCTCCAAATAATCAGTAATGAAAACTGAAACGCAAGAACTACTGCTGCttgaaaaaaatttttttaggGGAGTGGACAGACtccttatatatattttctcctAAGGCTTTTACAGTTGGAGTTATAAGGAGACAAAGTGATGAAGGTTAGATATGAGTATTGACCCCTGTGTGCATGGAGCCAGGGGTCTTACCGCTGGCCCACGGATCTGCTGCTTGTCAAGTCAGTTAACATTCTGTAGGCCTTGGCAGATTCTTGCCGATTAAATTGTCCTCGATAACCTGCCCACCGGAGGCTGTCCAATCAAATGTCTGATTCCATCCCAAATTGCACAGTTTCCCCTATGTAGTACCCTACTTTTGACCCATAGAGCCAAAGTACTTCTGTCAAAAGCCGTGAATAACACCAGAAATATGTTACATATTCGCACCTAGATACACTTCTTATATAAACACTTCCAACAGTCCACTTGTAGAGACTTGGATTCAGTGAAATCAATCACACACGCTGGGGAAATGATTGGCCACTGAATTAAAGAGAAGTGAGGTTTGTATTCTTCCCACCTACATAAGAAGTAAGGTTTGTATTCTTCCCACCTACATTTGAAGTGAGGTTTGTATTCTTCCCACCTACATTTGAAGTGAGGTTTGTATTCTTCCCACCTACATTTGAAGTGAGGTTTGTATTCTTCCCACCTACATAAGAAGTAAGGTTTGTATTCTTCCCACCTACATTTGAAGTGAGGTTTGTATTCTTCCCACCTACATTTGAAGTGAGGTTTGTATTCTTCCCACCTACATATGAAGTGAGGTTTGTATTCTTCACACCTACATTTGAAGTGAGGTTTGTATTCTTCCCACCTACATTTGAAGTGAGGTTTGTATTCTTCACACCTACATATGAAGTGAGGTTTGTATTCTTCACACCTACATTTGAAGTGAGGTTTGTATTCTTCCCACCTACATTTGAAGTGAGGTTTGTATTCTTCACACCTACATTTGAAGTGAGGTTTGTATTCTTCACACCTACATATGAAGTGAGGTTTGTATTCTTCACACCTACATTTGAAGTGAGGTTTGTATTCTTCCTACCTACATATGAAGTGAGGTTTGTATTCTTCCCACCTACATAAGAAGTAAGGCTTTGTATTCTTCACCCCAACATATTAAGTGAGGTTTTGTATTCTTCCCACCTACATTTGAAGTGAGGTTTGTATTCTTCCTGCCTACATATGAAGTGAGGTTTGTATTCTTCCCACCTACATAAGAAGTAAGGCTTTGTATTCTTCACCCCAACATATTAAGTGAGGTTTTGTATTCTTCCCACCTACATATGAAGTGAGGTTTGTATTCTTCCCACCTACATATGAAGTGAGGTTTTGTATTCTTCCCACCTACATATTAAGTGAGAAAGCACAGGAAGCATCTGACAAGCCAAACCTGTTGAGAGCATGTAAAACTGGGAGAGTCTAGAGGCAGGGAGTAGAAAAGGAGGATATCATTAGCTGTTGGAGGACATTTATATTCGTAAATATTCCCATGGAATCGAGCTATGTTTTTATCTTCCTCTTTGATCCACAGGCCAGGTTGTGTCATCATTTCTTCCTTTCAAAGATGTATTGGCATTCATACCATGACAAACTCATAAGGACCCAATATGGACCCAATAATGAACAGTAAATCCCTTGAATTTTAACCTAAAGAAAATCTCAATACGTTGTACTGTCGcatttgtttttacacattttcgCACACAGAGGGCAGTgtattgtgtgtgcatgtgtgtgtatttgtgtgtgtgtttgtgtgtgtgtgtgtatgtataaaaaaaaatgacagcgTGTGTGCTCAATACTaaaagttgctctggataacagcTTCTGCCAAATGACTTCAAACATCAAATGTAAAAACTGTGTGCCAGTATGCGTGGTGTTTTCCCCCTGTAGCCTAGGAGTTCGGTTGTTGGGGTTTTGGTGTTTGTAGTTGAGGTGACGCCTGTGCCTGAGCAACACGAGGTCTCTTCCCGTCATCAACGTTGTCAATCTGTGACTGTCGCTCTCATGTGGACAGTGACAAATGACACTCGTAGTCAGTCACACACTTATCACCACACTGGTAACAAACAGGCCTGGAAATGACAGACCTGAAATGGAAACGTCTCTTGTTCTGTGGGCCTGGGAGGCGGCAGTGGAATATGAACTCAGGGAAAGACAGATAATGGTAACAAAGTCCCGGTTTGGGGTGTGATTGCAAAGGAGGTCCACTTgctagcatgtttttttttattaagaaaaaACGTTGGTGTGCTGTGGAAGTCTTTTTAGCTTGATTTAATGACCAGTTACTATCTGTTGTTTGCTTTTCAGCAAAGTACGTAAGACTTTCCAGGTGTATTTTTGACTTACAGATACAGTTTCTTTCAAATTAAGTCAATCTCAAACTTTTTGCCACACGGTACATTTGTCATAATGTATTTTGAGATTGTTGAATGGGATCGTGCATGTGTGTCATGGACCAGTGATGCATTGTTGATGCATAACTCATAGTATGTGCTTGATCACAGTTTTGAATTCTCTCTGGTTCCAGAATACAGCCAGGTCAACTGGTCAACACCTCCCAACCTGGATTCATTACACAAGTCCATTACTCAGAGaagcctttctctctctttcatatATACAGGGACCTACACATGcttgtacgcacacacacactctctctctgttgctctctctctctctctctctctctctctctcactctctctcacacacacacacacacacacctaaatcCCTGGGAGAGGAAAGATGGATGGAGTGTCTGAGGACCCAGGTGCTGTTCCTGTGGTGAGTTATCTTGCAGCACAATCCTTCGGTCTCAGTTTTAGCTACTTTTCTATCTGTGTTAATTGCTTTAACATTATACACACCGCGAAGAGATAAGAATACAATGTTTATCAATCTGCCTGTCTCCTGGCAAGGTTTCTAATTTAGTTTTAACGCTTTGTTCGTACTGGTTGTCTCAAGACAACTTGACTGGAGAGGGTTTTAGGCTGTTCTGATCATCACCTGTAGATGGCGACATTTCACCAACAATAATAAAACCACTGACTAAGGTCTGAGGCACTCTTGGTAAAGCTAGTTATGCCACCTTGTGGCACATACAATTGTTTTCACAcaaagacatttcaaatgtgtttcttATAGTGGCCATTATGACTTCCAAAGTTCAGATGTTTTTCTCACATCTAACAGGGATTTTTAAAAATTCAGCAGGTAGCagcaataaaaatgtgtcaagTAAATTACTCGTGAACAATACACAAACCATTTGACCAGGGAATGTGTGCAGACAATTTGCATCAGCCATGGGGCATCCTAGCTACTCGTTAGCTAGCGGCACAAAGATGGTTCAAACCTAGAATGTGATGGCTGTGCTGCAAAGAAATGCCACAGAAGGCTGCTCTCCCCTGGGAGGTGCTAGGTGTGGTATTTCAAGGTCCTTGAAATACCTATATGGAGGTGAGTAATTTGGCTGGGTTCCCCATGGATGTATAGCTGTCTCTGGCATAGCAGTTGTGCAACGAGCCAACGGCTGTACTTGAGCCTGTTGTTGACGTGACTGATGGCTTCCTGTTGTGCAATGAGCAGACAGAACAAAAGAAACGAATGAAAGTGAAAATCTGTGGTCTCACCTGAATTGAGCAGGTACATGGGCAGAcctcaaaaactgttttttttaaaccaggggaCAAATGAAGCTTCGAAGAGGAACTTGGCTTGACTTTACTTCATGCCTCATGACAGCTTCTAGCATTGGTCACAACAATGTCAAGCCATGTTATAGTCATTAGACGGTCATGGCTAATAATTAACCACAATATTATGATTGCAACTGATGTCAGTCATGTTCTCACACTCAGTgctcaatgaatacattttaacagcatGACAAGATGCTTACTTTTTAAATGATGATTCACATAAGGATATAAATTATATGCATATATGGCTTTTTGATTCATTTCATAATGAATCAAATAATGTTCATAATGTTCATAATGCGTCTTGAAAGTGCCATGAAGTGTATTATGCTTTTGCAAGTGAAACAGTATGGTGAAAGCACTTACATGTCTTTTTAAATCACAGCCATAAATCATTACATGAATTGCCATGACTAGTAAACAAGACAGTTATGGTTGTATATAGTCAAGAGTGACAGGAAAACCAGATTTTCTTTTGGCTTTTTCTCCAAACGGCATGAATCTTTGTGCAGCTAtttagaaatgtacattttgagtGTTTTCAGCTTGCCCGTTAAATGGAAAGCTGTGGCATGTGTTACCGCCATCTCCACTTCAGCCAGTCTATTTGCTATTTAACCTGATTTAAGACTTAATGCTTTGATAGCTGTGGATTAACTGCATCTGTGAGGAATCATGACAGGAACATTATGCAATGGGGAGAAAGTCTACAGCACAGATCCCACCTTCACTTCATCTCTGGTTGCACTAAGGAGTTAAGAGATAAGGAGGCCTTGCCAGTAACTGCTCACCATTACAGGCCTCTGAAGGTCCCATTGTTTCAGCAGCATGGCATATAACACTCCTATTTCTGGCTCCATGGGTTCAGatgggtgtgtatgtatctATTCTGTTTGTGTCTCACTCAAATACAATTCTGGCTAAAATACAAGATTTAAGACATGCCACGTGTTTGTTTGCAATATATGCTGGAGATAAAGTATATTCAAAGACAAGAAATGTGATGCTCTGAGTGGTTATTAAAACCAAAGCAAGTGGAATGTTATGCTACATTGCAATTTGATTTCTCAATAGACATCATTTAAGTCAAAAAGATTTTCCAGTCATTACAAAAAGTGGATGCAACATCAAGTCTGAATCCGTGCTGACTCGACAGCTTTCAGAGCTAAATGACTGCAAACTTCGTGTGAGTCATAATTATACCAACGCAGCATAACAACTGCCTTTGATTGAGGAAACTAAATTTGAATTATTAATTGTTCTTTAAGAGCCAGCTATAGGCTGCAGTCATAGTGAAAGCTTTGTGGAATCCCAAGCCCAGACTCACCAGTCTGTTTTCCACATTCATTGTTTACCACAGAATGTACGTTATGCTGTTGACAACATGGTGCTGCAGATGCTCTCACGGAAAATGTGTAAGAATTAAAAAGTGAATGTTGCTCTTGTGTTTCAAACCGTTGCATTTGTTCATGAAATCTTGGTTTATACCAATCTAACTAGCTACCTAGTACTCCACACATACCCAAGTTCCCACATTGTACTCAGAAGCATAGACTTTGTATTGAAAGGCCAAGCTTAACCATTCAGTATGTAATGaatgccctttttacaaaacataggagaattttctatttttattagtTTAATTCATGTTTGGTACTCAactacatgaaaaaaaaattaagaatcaAGAACAGCACAAACGCATCAAATATAGAATACTGACAAAGTCATGATAATAATCATTGGCACagtttatatacaataatgtacACTTTATTACAGTGTTTTAGAGAAATATGTATAGGATGTGTCCCACTTGCAAACCAAATTGTCATTGAAGAAAGGTGTTCAGCAAAGACGCGGTGTAGTATTCTTACAATTGGTCTCATTTAGGTAGGTTAAGAACAAGCAGACCTCTGTGTATAaattctctctctttatgtcaCGCTCTGCCAACCTCTGGAATGTGTGCTGTTTATATTGACCATTTAGCTTGGGGGTAGAAAGTGGGAGAGTGGCTTGTGGGCCATAGAAGTGAAATGCATTGTTGTACGTAGACACGCCTACCATGTGTATATTGGCGAGAATGTGATGGCAAGATGATACTGGAACACAACTGAGACAATATTGCTGCAATttccaataaataattgaatgtaTCTCTCCCTTGACCCCAGCGGGTGCAGTACGCTattatttcaccactatacCAAACGGTGGTTGTTATGTCATTGTCTCTGGGCTAATACTGattgtgtttctgggtgtgCTTTCAGGGAGTAGAATTACAACGAGAGAACCGGGGTGCTGTCAGTGTCAGACATGACAGAGGGGCGCTTAGGGACGGCCTGCATTTTACTGAGACCACCCATGTTTAGGCCACACATGCACAGCTTAATTACCCTCAGTAGATCCTTCCGGAAGCGGACACCAATGAACACATACAGGAAAGGGTTAATGCAGGCATGGGTGTACGCCAAACTCTTGGCGATCTGTCCGGCGATATCAAATTGGCCCGATAAATCGCAGTCCGTGATGGTGGTGTTGGCCGCTTGTGTGGCATCAAGCACCAGCAGCCCGTTGTACGGAAGCTGGGAGAGGACGAACACGGCAACCACGGCAAAGATGACTCTCAGTGCCTTGTGTTTCTCGAAGCTCTTGGCCTGCAGCAGGGTGCGGATGATGATTGAGTAGCACAGGACCATGACCAGCAGTGGTAGACAGAAACCCATGCAGATCTGCAGGACCAGCACCAGGATTTTGGTGCGGTTCAAGAGGTTATGAGGGTAGACTAGGACGCAGGAATTCCCAAAGGAGTCGGATTTCACACTGGCAAAGATCAACTCTGGCAGAGACAGGAAGCCTGAGATGACCCAAACAATCAGGCAGGCCAGCTTGCTGTAGAACAGTGTCTTGTTCTTCAGATTGTGGGCCTTGGTGACCTGGACGATAGCCACATAGCGGTCGATGCTGATGCACGTGAGCAGGAGCATGCTGCTGAAGAAGTTGATCTTATAGACAGCTGACAGGATCTTACAGAGACCCAGGCCGAAAACCCAGCCATTGGTGGCATCGGCGGCCCAGAAGGGCAAAGTACCCAGGAACAGAAGATCGGCCACAGCCAGGTTGAGAAGGTAGACATCGGTCATGGTCTTGAGGCGGTGGCGGACCGTGGTGTAGATGAAGACCACCATCAGGTTGCCCATGGTGCCCAAGGCGAAGATGAGCCAGAACAGTGGTGGTTCATAAAGACTCCGGAAGTCCCTCACCCAGCTCTTGTCAC
The Esox lucius isolate fEsoLuc1 chromosome 21, fEsoLuc1.pri, whole genome shotgun sequence DNA segment above includes these coding regions:
- the ccr9b gene encoding C-C chemokine receptor type 9 — its product is MELLLTTPNDESGSGDLEDYPTDMGAICDKSWVRDFRSLYEPPLFWLIFALGTMGNLMVVFIYTTVRHRLKTMTDVYLLNLAVADLLFLGTLPFWAADATNGWVFGLGLCKILSAVYKINFFSSMLLLTCISIDRYVAIVQVTKAHNLKNKTLFYSKLACLIVWVISGFLSLPELIFASVKSDSFGNSCVLVYPHNLLNRTKILVLVLQICMGFCLPLLVMVLCYSIIIRTLLQAKSFEKHKALRVIFAVVAVFVLSQLPYNGLLVLDATQAANTTITDCDLSGQFDIAGQIAKSLAYTHACINPFLYVFIGVRFRKDLLRVIKLCMCGLNMGGLSKMQAVPKRPSVMSDTDSTPVLSL